One part of the Nitrososphaerales archaeon genome encodes these proteins:
- a CDS encoding HAD-IB family phosphatase translates to MKRIMPSRFKLVAFDLDGTLIEDKSSWLKVHKYFNTTSKAEEYLRLYCQGKITYEEFMKKDIEAWPKPLHISKIIQILSTCKVRPEAKSVIQEIRNRGLEVAIISAGIEHLAKRVANELGIHHFFANKLCVDENGYLTGEGVMEVEPARKDKALRVLAERLGLSLSQCIAVGDSPLDSSFLKAAGLGLYLGSEKEARSIGVKSISNLSEILNYI, encoded by the coding sequence GTGAAGAGAATCATGCCTTCACGATTCAAACTTGTAGCTTTCGATCTGGATGGCACCTTGATCGAGGATAAAAGTAGCTGGCTTAAAGTACATAAATACTTTAATACAACTTCGAAGGCTGAAGAATACTTAAGACTTTACTGTCAAGGTAAGATCACTTATGAGGAGTTTATGAAGAAGGATATAGAAGCGTGGCCGAAGCCCCTCCATATATCTAAAATCATCCAGATCCTCTCCACTTGTAAAGTGCGCCCAGAAGCTAAATCTGTAATTCAAGAAATTCGTAATAGAGGGTTGGAGGTAGCGATTATATCAGCTGGTATTGAACATCTGGCAAAGAGGGTCGCGAACGAATTAGGAATACATCACTTCTTTGCCAATAAATTATGTGTCGATGAAAATGGATACTTAACGGGTGAGGGGGTCATGGAGGTTGAGCCCGCACGTAAGGATAAAGCCTTAAGAGTGTTGGCTGAGAGGCTAGGGTTGAGTTTGAGCCAATGTATAGCTGTAGGTGATTCTCCCCTCGATTCGAGCTTTCTCAAAGCGGCTGGACTGGGCTTATACTTGGGCAGTGAAAAGGAAGCAAGATCGATCG